The genome window tgtacttgtaacgatgcacctacgctcaggtaagaaggtgagttaccataatgagttgccctatgattaaagtgtggcaacggcgcctatgcatggctcggcgcttaatgatgagctggcctccatatagcaatatatggagtataaactgtgatacacTGTCATGTGTGACTTGCATCATTGGGAACTGAGCTatgatggaattttctgcaggtacactaacctcgaaaacgtatgtgtagttgacgactagcaaaatatcgTGAGAGTCGTAagaatgccaccgatatagaacgttattgccacattatgttggcaaaatcagtgaggacgaataggacgagcatgcatcctgattgttgcattatgtttgtcacctatacacccaaaatgcttctctcatctttattccagtaaccattgattgtagataatgtggtgtaatgctgaattatgaacttcgatgaaataggtgtcctccattctttaggtaaCCTATTAAGGTCTTATATGGTGTGTGCTCTTGTGCTTAATGTGTCGATAGAAGGTTAgtgacttgtttgcctaaacccaaatctaggccatgttcttagttgGTGAACCATGACCAAAGTTGATTTTTCCGTTACCCCTCCTTGACCCAAACTTatacaaataaatgcttagataatttcttcGTTGGACAAAAAGGGTACTTAAGCTTAAAATAAGAATCTCGACTCATATTTTCATCTTAGACCATGCCCTTATTCGATTGGCGCAAACTGATATCCCTAATTCCAGCTTGCCTGTTcttgataatcacatcattgctttatcgacccaacctaggaaagacatgtctcatcattttcttgagtttgatgcctttgATTTCCTCatttctatcgaaggcataccaacttaatctcaTGATTATTTTTACTCCGCATCTagtcagatactaatccttgaccttgtaatccctatgatgggcatagaaatatgtttggggctgaattaacagtctcccatcgtactcgctCACCAAcaaatttaggttatggccatgccttgttcatttccttgggccataatctatttggctctctacttgtaaccattcttacaggtggagtatcttttgtatattgtcacccttgcctaATCCATTGATGtcgcgcgagatttcttattggttacatcTGATAATGGTGTTGTGACTaaaactgatggtgccgcgacgaaaccgagggcctcctgtggatgcatacacatggttgcgctactcggcgcgcgctggtatcacggttagtagttataatccattatgagactatatcaatgtgttatcttgtcacaaattgttcttaccatgtgagattcattattggtgccagttcggtaatggtgtcacgattaacgacttatggtgccgcagcgaaactgagagccccttgtgaatgtacacgcaaggttatgctgcttggcgcatgctggtatcgaggtctctagtcatgatccattgtggaactacactgatgtgtgatcttccgtGGACTCCTCCCTTGAAACGATTTCGGTGTTGTTTGtcgaagtgatcaagcaacatctatcattccTGTTGGATAAAAAGGACATACCATTGTTTTTATgtggtctcttttcttttgatcttggtagtgactactcatacaagttccctttacgtcccttgtgtaaaggtgaagccttgaagctttttagtgttgggagatagttgattagctctcaaaatggagattgatTTTCCCCTACTGCtggaatgcaggagtttgttcattcgctccctTATTTAATCCATGCATTCCCAAACCAAGtcagttcatctcgcatgaagaaatgtatgaacaacctgaccaaatggatttctacccaaatgcatgatctcccgctagcaaatgtgaactctaaACCCTTGGCTTGCCGATGGGTACTAAGAGGACTTacccaatgtcaaaagtagttcaacaagttggtttttactaacttgtaattaCTTTGTGAACAAAGGTtgggtttagagatcgttttgtcgagttatctaaactcactttggtttaaCCCACCCTAAGGAAGTGTTTATAAGAATCGAGACCAAGTCAGCCAGTAACCACCTAGTCATCACTCTAGTCACGCCTCGACCCCCTCATGCATGCTTTTCCAACATGTGTGATTAAGTCGAGCCATGGTTAGTATTTGATGAAATGGGTTGATCGTGAAGTCAACATCAATAGATCTCTTCATTGATATTTTCTCGAATCTTTAACGTCTTTTGTCGACTTGAATTCTCGGGTTAGCCATATGTTAACCGCGACAATATTCGACATCCACACCCGTCCCCTGTGCTATGAATTTatcgtgaccacttgttggtaaatctctttatgtgtgttttacccaagaggttgcaactgattctgtttgggtaaagtcgcatatttaccgctcgctcaacagactcagatagtacagtgttatcagaaaaagcaaactgcacacatggaaccttatgtgttccccTGGCAGACATcatctctattggtggacatctctaaattagcccaaggcgatacatgttatgtccactagagaaacgacATCTTGAGACACTCGTCTTTATTTGGTAATGTCTCacgattatcgctgatatggacatggggtacatgcttctctactcttagaagtctttcgttccgaatctcgggacgagattcttttaaggggggagggctgtaacacccctggtgtttatattccgctcgacaacgagttcggatttaagcacgtaatatcaacggataaaacagatgctaaattttaattaTTTTCGCCTAtcacgattttaatatcgcatctgttccgtttgtcgcgagtgcgacatcatttttacttctatttATTCGGGCTCTTCCAAAATTTTCGTGATATTCAGAACGTAGTTGTTCCGAAAATTGATGCGTCTGGTGATTATttcaaattcatcgctcgcgcgagtacgaattcggaagcccgaaccACTTGGACGATTTTTATCCCGAACAAGTTAATTTGAGCTCAACGCCTAAAATGTGCGGGGCAAAATAATTCGAATCGCGCGAAATCTTGCGCAAGTTTATGATCCAATTTATCCTCCATCCCACACTGTAGGGTAATCAACTCAACTATGTTTACATAACGGATGAATTTTTATCCGATTTTGACTTAACTAGTGTTGTCTTAATTATTGTCCGAATACTGTAGCCTGATCTAGTTTGGCTCTTCAAAATCTTAATTTTTGGAACCATGGTACACAGATTCTTCCTGGAGTCCGACTTTATCGCCGTGGAGGCCTTATCCTATTTTTTTTCGTTCTTCAGAAGTTCAGAGCGTCCCTATCTCCTTCCCTCTGCTCTGATTTTTCCAGCAGCCGGTTTCCCCTGATACTCTTCCACGCTGCGCCGATTAGCACCTGGATATGTTCTCCAGCGCACAACCTTATCCTGCAGCCACCCTCGCCTGATTCTTTCCCAGCCGCCGCTCTGGGCGATTAAAAATCCTGCTCACCGGCCGGATCTCCGGCGTCGTCTGCCCCTGCTTTCCTCGGTGTCCTCCCCACAGTCGTCTCCTTCCTCTGCTCGTCGCTGAAATTCGCCGGCCGCGAACGCCCATGGCGCACCCCCAGTCCCTGCTTTCTCTTTGCCTCTCTCTCTTATCCATGGCCGCCGGTCGCTCCTTTCTGTCCCGCCCGGTGCTCTGCACTGCTCCGTCGCTTGGTCTCCGGCTCGCCGCGTGCGCAAGGTTTCTCtggttcagccgttcttcttcctcCCCCTGCGTCCCTGCTCTGCTCTGTCTGCCGCGCGCTGAGTGCCGAGGCTCCTGCTCGACCGCTCCTCTCtggcttctctctctccctccatcTCTCTCTGCTCACCGCGGCTCTTCCCCAAGTCTGGTGCCATGGCGCTTGTCAGCCGCGACCTTGCCAGGCTCGGTCCCTGCTGCTGCTCGCCCATCTCCTTCATCTCCCTCCTCTCCATCGTGGTGTTCCTCTCCCTGGTGCTTTTCTGTGCCGGCCGCCCTCACCTCTGCTCCTCCTGGTTGGCCGAGCAGCTCGCCCTCTCTTGTCGTGCGTCCTGCTCGCCCTCAGCTTTTCACGGAGCTCGCCCCGGCCTTAGCTCCTTGCTCGTCATGGCTACTGTGCGCTCCCTGCTCTTGTGCCGCATGCAGGCTTCCCTGCCGGAGTTCCGCCATCCGCGGCCTCTGCCCTGCTTCCTTGGCTGCGTGTCCTTCTGCCGGCCAAGCTCGGCTCTGCGCTTTCCCTTTCTCTGTGCTTGTGCTCGCCGTGCCGCGAGTCACTGGCCAGCAGTCCAGCTCGCCTCCACTTCCTACGTTCCCTGCTCCAGCTCTACTGTCGCGCGCAGCTCGCCCCTGTGCAGGTGAATCGCCCTTGGTGCTGGTCGCGTGTTCCTCGCCCGGCTCGGTCGCGACCTCGCCGTTGTTCCTCAGCTCGGCGCCTGCTTCTTGTTCATGTTGCCCGTGTCAAGCTCCCTTTAACCGGTCGTCGTCTAGCTCCTCTATTGCGCGCGTGAGGTTCTCTCCTCGTCACGGTGTGTCGAGTTTTCTCGTCGAGTCTCGCCGCGTGTCCTGTTTCCTGCTCGCCAGCGTGCCCTCTCGGCTCGCTCGGCTTTAAAATCCCTATCTCGTCGTCGACCTCACCATGACTTAGTTCGTCTGTCGTGCTGGTCACTATTCCATATTGTGCCTATTAGCTCGGATCCTGTCCCAGCTTGTCGTTGTGTCATTCATAGTCCAGTCGTCAAACCCGTCATCTCCTGCTCAAccccacctcaccagctcgcTCAAGACTGCAATCGAAGGTCGTCGTCAATCCGTGCGTCAGCACGAAATCccaagaatcgggtgaagacgaagctagcagcgcgatatttctcaagcgctcgacaaattgcctagatcgaaagatcactaccgatctcgcggattcgagtcagctattgaaacggtaagctgatgaattattcagaatagttcgatcgttgaataaattaatgtgctagtgcgatgctcattaggtgctcgattaattgcgtgagtcacgaaactctcgtcgacttcgcagttcttgcgattatcAAGCCAGGTTCAGTTATAGCGGGTTATTTCGCTATTCCGGTCAATTAGTTGAATTAGTGTCTCCGTATGAAATTGTTCGACGCCTCGCTGCTAGGTGttttaattcgctatcgcgtagcattatttaggtttgtaatatttccgtcgatatgcattcatgtgcataatgcatttcattcaggaacGTTAATCAATCGCGCGATGCGGAAgacaagccaagtcgaccccaagcgcgggctactccgcaGGATGATGCTGATGGACAAGCCTGAAGATACTCGTCAAGTGGacgtcacctaacaacactaacctagtgttactcaggcaagccccggtgcatgcaacccctttccttgtgtttttaaatacttttcgcacactttaagtctagtgaaatgtgcattaggttcataggagttgcttggaaccctttgatgcattgctttccttgatatccatacctttatagatacttccgtgaagtatcaaaaatatgatttacaaaaacgcttagccttgcttagatcttgtggatagaggttgtcctcagtctaacccaggagaggatggcttctacctgcaagaatattttcatttggagcaatagtgggatcttactgcaaagttccctgtgatgctctttcatcctaaggaacagacacaatactgaggatggaaatacttaaattgagacttgggttaggaacaggtgatgttctacccaggttgattaaggattaacgcgtatgtaggcgtgctgaccgaggaccctttaactggtcacatgcctcgtcatgggtaagccttgcctcgggcagactaaggccagaataagataacaagaaatgggcgtggagcgttggcgagagtagtgtgtaccctccgtggcaagaggctggacggtggtgtatctgtgctctcggtttgcgtcaacctgatctggtcttaagaaccccggtggcgggttgacatatgcaagggttaagtgctacatatgtcgtgtgattggagatcctcagctgagtataatcgattcggatcgccataccttcgcggttatgaagacttggtcacttttctacaacctaagtctagatgtgaacattatgaataaaaatgatgttgtattgatgagatggtgaaattagaccagcTGCAAAcaaagtctattaatacttaatttggcgttaaaatattgaaagtaaggactcactttagtaagctatttctgcaaaagtatctaagttgattcttgctaaagcctctccttgattcccaattccagcatacccttgagagtcttttctttagtcgggtaagtcttgctgagtaattccatactcagggttttattccctgttgtttttcaggttatagttttgtgctgctgttgatggtgttaagtgccggtgggctcggccttcttatataagtataccccgcctttatcttcttattgaggacggtcacttgagctagcatatatttcaaaactataaataatttataacagttcaaagtttctttctttgaatcactgtagtaatcactccgatcatgtacgaagtaaaatttttgtaacttgtaaaatttggtaataagatttccgctgcaaaatattggtgtgtgtgatttgtgttacttaatcccgcggttctggttgtaagtggtttatccgatgtccttgggcaatcggacggatcctgttaagttatctggtgcacatgcatagctgtctgaggtctttgagacaaggacaggtgcatgtgggcccaataacttgggaggttctgccacagaggccgctccgctataattcaccggactgtctggtgaagcaccggacagtgtccggtgtcacaccgaactgtccggtgtgccagcggagcaacggctacttcgcgccaatggtctacttcaaccgcattaaatgcactacagtgcgtgccagagtcagagcacgcgcagaaggggcaccggacagtctacaggacctgtccggtgcaccaccagacagcccagaggccccaccagtcagagctccaacggtcagaacccaacgaccgactgacgtggctggcgcaccggacagtgttcggtgcgccatgcgacagacaacctcccaacgaccacttttggtggttggggctataaataccccaaccaccccacattcattgcatccaagttttctga of Zea mays cultivar B73 chromosome 8, Zm-B73-REFERENCE-NAM-5.0, whole genome shotgun sequence contains these proteins:
- the LOC103636995 gene encoding uncharacterized protein — translated: MALVSRDLARLGPCCCSPISFISLLSIVVFLSLVLFCAGRPHLCSSWLAEQLALSCRASCSPSAFHGARPGLSSLLVMATVRSLLLCRMQASLPEFRHPRPLPCFLGCVSFCRPSSALRFPFLCACARRAASHWPAVQLASTSYVPCSSSTVARSSPLCR